In one Sporomusa sphaeroides DSM 2875 genomic region, the following are encoded:
- a CDS encoding RidA family protein translates to MKKVVNTEKAPAAIGPYSQAIKANGLIFVSGQLPVNPADGSIPADVEAQAKQSLENVAAILASEGLTTDDVVKTTVFIKNMNDFAAINGVYAQYFTKDFPARACVEVARLPKDVLVEVEAIALCK, encoded by the coding sequence ATGAAAAAAGTTGTTAACACTGAGAAAGCACCGGCCGCCATCGGCCCCTATTCCCAAGCTATTAAAGCCAACGGTTTGATTTTTGTCTCCGGCCAGCTCCCGGTTAATCCGGCGGATGGCAGCATTCCCGCCGATGTGGAAGCCCAGGCGAAACAATCCCTGGAAAATGTGGCTGCCATCTTAGCCAGCGAAGGTCTTACTACCGACGATGTGGTTAAAACCACTGTGTTTATCAAGAATATGAATGATTTTGCCGCTATTAACGGTGTATACGCCCAATATTTCACCAAAGATTTCCCGGCCCGTGCCTGCGTGGAAGTGGCGCGTTTGCCGAAAGATGTGCTG